The Thermodesulfobacteriota bacterium DNA window AAAAGGAAATGTTTGTTACTATAAACAGGAGGTATAAGTAATGAAAAAGTTTGTAATGCTAACCATGGCAGTGGCATTGATAGCATTTTTTGCAATGCCAAAAGGAGCCTATGCTGCCGCAAATATTATCTTTTCGGGTGACTATCAGGTTGTGGGTATAGCATCTAACAATGTCAGTGATCGCAATAGCGATACGGATGACGGTGCAGCCTTTGTTGAGCAAAGATTCCGCCTGACCCAGATTGCTGCTGTGGAAAACGTAAAAGGCGTACTTGGCATCGAAATAGGCTGGGATGAATGGGGCAAGAGCTATGACCCTAACAGTGGTGGTGTTGGCAGTATCATAAACCAGGGTGGCGATAGCGGTATGACATGGGATACACCTGCTACCAACATGGAGGTAAGGATAGCATACATTGATTTTAATGTTCCTGGTACACCCCTTAATGTGGTAGCCGGTAAGCAGTTCCTTCTGACCCATAATCAGGCAATACTTAGTGCTGCGTCAACTTCTCCGGGTCTCAAGTTTGACTACAAGATTGCCGATGGGTCCAAGTTGTCCCTATGGTGGACAAAGATATCAGAGGGTAATCTGAGTAACAATACGCTCAGAGGCAACGGCGACAGCGACTCTGATATGTATTGTCTTGAGTTCAGCCAGAAAACCCAGGCTTTCGAGGTTGGCGTTTATGGTGTGTACAACAGAGACCACAGGGAAACGCTTGTTTCTGCCGCCAGTACAGCAACCAGTACATCACAGCAGCTATACAATGATGACATTTACTGGGCAGGGTTGTGGACTGGTTTCAATGCAGGGCCTGTAAAGCTTGGTATTGATGCGATCTATTCATTTGGGAAACGGGCGTATCAGGCTATACCTGCCGGGCAGACTGACTATGATTACAGCGGGTACTACCTCAGGGCAGATGCTTCTATGAACATGGGTGCGTTTATACTTGATTTCATGAGTGTGTACGCTTCTGGTGATAATGATTCAACTGATGATAAGATGAAGAATTTTGCATATGCAAATGCGAATTCTAGATATCCGGCTACAGGGCTGCTCCTGCCGGGTCCAAACCTCTTATACTGGGGTAATGGTGTTGGGGTAGAGGAGTATGCACAGATATGCCTGCCGGTGTCCGGTTATAGTGCCTATGACGGCGGTTATTCTCTGGGCAGGTGGTTTACCATGGTTGGTGCTACTATCCCTGTGGACAAACTGAAGTTTATAGCCAAATACTGGTATCTCCAGACCGCTGCAGGTTTTCCTTCAACTATTACATACAGAGACAAGGATATGGGGCATGAGTTTGATCTCGAGGCACATTACCAGCTGACCCCTAATTTAACAGTGGCAGTGGAAGGTGACTACCTATTTGCTGGAAAGTATTTCGATTCTTCGACCAAGACTGCTGATAATGCATGGAAAATGGCTTGGAACATTAAACTAGTATTCTAAATTGAGAGATAAAAATATTCTTTCTTGCACAGAACCTCAGAGGGATTACCCTCTGAGGTTCTGTTTTTTGGCTCTTTCTCATCTTGAGTATGTTTTTTTCAACAGCGAGACTCAATAGAACAGCAGGACTCAACAGCAGGGTTCAACAGCGGGCTTAAGCCCGCTGTTATTATTATATGTGTGCTATTTACTGTTCAGGGGTATTGGGTGTCCCAATATCTGCAAGGTTTGTTATATTAATCATTATGGGGCCCAGAGGGTTATCATCAAATAGGGTACGATCCACCTCTTTATCGGATGCCTTTGAGGCAAACCTTAACTCAAAGGTTTTCTCATTGCTCTTATGTCCCGCCTTGTCAATTATATAAAGAGACAATTCAATATGAATACCCCATAGATCCTGAGGGGTATGGGTGGTTAAGTACAAGTAACCGGAAAGTTTCTTACTTTGCTCCGGTTTAATCCCAATTAAGTCAAAAGGATACGGATGCCTGCCGTCCTGAAGTGCAGAGCAAACGAATCTAGCCATATCACCGTCTACATCTGAAGCGTTAACATAAATCTTCCAGGTGTCCCCAGAAACAATCCTGTCCTTCGCAAAAGTAACATTAATAACAGGAGGGTTGGAACCATATCTGGCTTCTTGATCCTGTAGTGTTGCACAACCAATGGTCAAGAAGGCGATACCTATTGCAGATATCCAAAACTTTTTCAACCTTAAAAAAATATCCATATTAACCTCCTTATGGTGTTAGTTTTCTATGTTCAGTAAGCTTCAAAGAACCTTCAGTTTATGATGAAAACCCCCCCTTTTTTTAGTTTTCCAAACAAACTGCCATCAGGGGTTAATCTGTAAGGTTTAAGTTGCTGCTTTAAGTATAGTTGTAGCTGTACCTTTGAAAATATATAACCTCATCTGAATAATGTCAAGTCTTGCCATGAGTATTTAGCTATAACGTCTTGACATAAGGGGGATTATATATAGAATATACAATAATCCACGTTAAATCCCGAATGCGATATCGTCTTTTTTAAGGAGGTATAATATGAAGAAGCTGACGTTATTAACTCTTATTTTTCTCGTAGTCGTTGTATCTTTCTCACTGACACACGCAGGAGAAAGGCTGAGGCTCTCTACAACCACCAGCACCGAGAACTCTGGACTGCTCCATGCCCTTCTTCCACCTTTTGAAGAGATGTTCAATGTAAAGGTGGATGTCATTCCGGTAGGGACAGGACAGGCACTGAAGCTGGCAGAGAATGGGGATGTTGATATTACTCTGGTTCATGCCCGGCATCTGGAAGACAGATTTATAAGAGAGGGTTACGGTGTAAACCGCAGGGATGTAATGTACAACGACTTTGTTATTATTGGACCGGAGTCCGACCCTGCAGGGGTCAGGAAAGCAAAAACTGCTGCTGATGCCTTTAAAAAGATTGCCCTTAAACGAGGCACTTTTATATCCAGAGGGGATAATTCGGGTACACATGTAAAAGAGATGGAGATATGGAAAACAACCGGGAAGAAGTCTTCGGGAAGTTGGTACCTGGAGGCAGGAAAGGGAATGGGAACGGTATTGACTATGGCTTATGAAAAAAGGGCGTATACCCTGGCCGACCGGGGCACCTATCTAGCCTTTTTAGGAAAAAAGAAAATAGACCTCCCTGTCCTCTTTGAAGGTGATCCGGTACTTTTTAATCCATATGGGATCATTGCCGTCAACCCGGCAAGGCATCCTCATATAGACTACGTAAAGGCTATGGCATTAATTGGTTGGGTAACGTCCAAACAAGGGCAAAAGATCATCAAAGAATTTGGAAAAGATAGGTTTGGACAGCCCCTGTTCATTCCAGTAGCTGTGCCTAACCCTTAGATGGGTTGAAGAGTTAAATAGTTGAAGAGTTGAAACTAGTGGGTATGGGTTATGGACTATATATCAGATGCCATTTTGAATGCCTTGTGGTTGATACTTTCCTTGGACAGAGAAGTATTTGGCATAACCTTACTCTCCTTAAGGGTTTCTGCTACGGCTACTGTTTTTGCCTCTTTAGTGGGGATACCCATAGGCTTTATTATTGGTACAGGGGATTTTTGGGGGAAGAGGCCATTAATTACCCTGTTCAATACTCTAATGGCATTCCCTACTGTGGTAGTGGGGCTATTGCTCTATTCCTTTATTTCAAGGCAGGGGCCATTGGGACATTTAGGACTTCTTTTTACCCCCTGGGCTATGGTAATAGGTCAGTTTGTCCTGGCAACACCTATTATAGTTGCCCTTAACATCTCTGCCACCCAGGGCATAGACCCCAGGGTGAGGCTTACAGCCCTTTCAATGGGGGCAAATACCTTACAGACTGCAATAACAGTACTTTCCGAGGCAAGGTTCGCCTTGATCTCTGCAGTGATTGCCGGGTTTGGCAGGGTAATTACAGAGGTAGGCTGTGCTTTGATGGTTGGTGGAAACATAAGGGGCTACACCCGAATATTGACTACTGCAATTGCCTTAGAAACGACAAAGGGTGAGTTTGC harbors:
- a CDS encoding substrate-binding domain-containing protein, translating into MKKLTLLTLIFLVVVVSFSLTHAGERLRLSTTTSTENSGLLHALLPPFEEMFNVKVDVIPVGTGQALKLAENGDVDITLVHARHLEDRFIREGYGVNRRDVMYNDFVIIGPESDPAGVRKAKTAADAFKKIALKRGTFISRGDNSGTHVKEMEIWKTTGKKSSGSWYLEAGKGMGTVLTMAYEKRAYTLADRGTYLAFLGKKKIDLPVLFEGDPVLFNPYGIIAVNPARHPHIDYVKAMALIGWVTSKQGQKIIKEFGKDRFGQPLFIPVAVPNP
- a CDS encoding ABC transporter permease, whose translation is MDYISDAILNALWLILSLDREVFGITLLSLRVSATATVFASLVGIPIGFIIGTGDFWGKRPLITLFNTLMAFPTVVVGLLLYSFISRQGPLGHLGLLFTPWAMVIGQFVLATPIIVALNISATQGIDPRVRLTALSMGANTLQTAITVLSEARFALISAVIAGFGRVITEVGCALMVGGNIRGYTRILTTAIALETTKGEFAFSLALGFILLAVAFLVNIFFHWLQVRRE